The following are encoded in a window of Gopherus flavomarginatus isolate rGopFla2 chromosome 10, rGopFla2.mat.asm, whole genome shotgun sequence genomic DNA:
- the LOC127059034 gene encoding uncharacterized protein LOC127059034 isoform X7, whose translation MEAARNESHPGSESHEASNDLHGGYEPQGTWNESHYESESAPGRKSHEECVLYDGWNNTLDRQETTPGYKMHEVYTSYDGWNDTPDRQETTPGYEMHEVYALYDGWNDTPDRQETTPGSEMHEVYMSYDGWNDTPDRQETTPGYEMHEAYVSYDGWNDTSDRDKSAAVYEPHAGWSGAQDRPDSAPVYEPHAGWKKLQAGSNAAAAGWEGSAAGCAPAPRYLSPREWNRPAASCTKAADRSSEPAAGQNKPVADGKSRPPSETRGLPGGRRLLLGKSKTRRSDGMDKLLEGMKKLLDGTKKLLCRWSELQGGPSPGPPGESQLFSEGASRLLPEIICWPQAEMNRLQGRTSQGLHATSQLPDVTGRLQDETIQIQPLTDTANPLLSARRSLLHGTNVIGQPQGGVSRLPHITSRLLGRTSRFPVKSHLGVQSSDSTCSHNPFITRLGRML comes from the exons ATGGAAGCAGCAAGGAACGAATCCCACCCTGGATCCGAGTCCCATGAAGCCAGCAATGACTTGCATGGGGGATATGAGCCGCAGGGCACATGGAATGAGTCACATTATGAGTCTGAGTCTGCTCCTGGACGCAAGTCGCATGAGGAGTGTGTGTTGTATGATGGGTGGAATAACACACTAGACAGACAGGAGACGACTCCTGGATACAAGATGCACGAGGTGTATACGTCGTACGATGGATGGAATGATACGCCGGACAGACAGGAGACGACACCTGGATACGAGATGCACGAGGTGTATGCGTTGTATGATGGATGGAATGATACGCCGGACAGACAGGAGACGACTCCTGGATCCGAGATGCACGAGGTGTATATGTCGTACGATGGATGGAATGATACGCCGGACAGACAGGAGACGACTCCTGGATACGAGATGCACGAG GCGTATGTGTCGTACGATGGATGGAACGATACATCAGACAGAGACAAGTCAGCTGCTGTATATGAGCCGCATGCTGGATGGAGCGGGGCACAAGACAGACCTGACTCGGCTCCTGTGTATGAGCCGCATGCTGGATGGAAGAAGTTGCAAGCTGGAAGCAacgcagcagctgctggctgggaagggTCGGCTGCTGGctgtgccccagctcccagatACCTGTCACCTCGTGAGTGGAACAG GCCAGCAGCCAGCTGCACCAAGGCAGCTGACAGGAGCAGTGAGCCGGCTGCTGGGCAGAACAAGCCAGTTGCGGATGGGAAGAGTCGACCCCCCAGTGAAACGAGGGGGCTCCCAGGTGGGAGGAGGCTGCTCCTGGGTAAATCAAAGACGAGGCGCTCAGATGGAATGGACAAGCTCCTGGAGGGAATGAAGAAGCTCCTGGACGGAACCAAGAAGCTCTTGTGTAGATGGAGCGAGCTCCAAGGAGGACCAAGTCCAGGCCCACCAGGAGAATCTCAGCTGTTCTCTGAAGGAGCCAGCCGGCTGCTCCCAGAAATAATCTGCTGGCCGCAGGCTGAAATGAATCGGTTACAAGGCAGAACAAGTCAGGGATTGCATGCAACCAGTCAGCTCCCAGATGTCACCGGTCGACTGCAGGATGAAACGATACAGATACAGCCGCTCACAGATACAGCCAATCCGCTCCTGAGTGCAAGACGCAGCCTGCTACATGGAACAAACGTAATCGGTCAGCCCCAGGGGGGAGTAAGTCGGCTCCCACACATAACCAGTCGTCTCCTAGGCAGAACGAGCAGGTTCCCAGTCAAAAGCCACCTTGGTGTCCAGTCCTCTGATTCCACCTGTTCCCATAACCCCTTTATCACCAGGCTGGGGAGAATGCTGTGA